One stretch of Balneolaceae bacterium DNA includes these proteins:
- a CDS encoding flavodoxin family protein → MTLSQQQQELCSESRWDFSGLSALYINCTLKPSPRLSHTDGLIEVSRSIMEENDVDTEVLRAMDYDLAPGVYPDMTEHGQETDQWPQIQRKVMEADILVIGSPIWLGEKSSVCNRVIERLYSWSGKLNDEGQYAYYGRTGGCIITGNEDGIKHCAMSILYGLQHLGYVIPPQADCGWIGEAGPGPSYRDEDSGGPENDFTQRNTTFMTWNLMHMAYMLQEAGGIPAHGNQRSEWDAGCRFDHPNPEHR, encoded by the coding sequence ATGACGCTATCCCAACAGCAGCAGGAACTTTGCAGCGAAAGCCGGTGGGACTTTTCCGGCCTCAGCGCCCTCTATATCAACTGCACGCTGAAACCGTCGCCCCGCCTCTCACACACCGACGGCCTCATCGAGGTGTCCCGTTCCATTATGGAGGAAAACGACGTGGACACCGAGGTGCTGCGGGCCATGGACTACGATCTCGCACCCGGCGTCTACCCCGACATGACCGAGCACGGGCAGGAGACGGACCAGTGGCCCCAGATCCAGCGCAAGGTGATGGAGGCGGACATCCTGGTCATCGGCTCCCCCATCTGGCTGGGCGAGAAATCCTCCGTCTGCAACCGGGTGATCGAGCGTCTCTACTCCTGGTCCGGCAAATTAAACGATGAGGGGCAGTACGCCTACTACGGCCGCACCGGGGGCTGTATCATCACGGGCAACGAAGACGGTATCAAGCATTGCGCCATGAGCATACTCTACGGACTTCAGCACCTGGGCTATGTGATCCCCCCCCAGGCCGACTGCGGCTGGATCGGTGAGGCTGGCCCCGGTCCCTCCTACCGCGATGAGGATTCCGGGGGACCCGAAAACGATTTCACCCAGCGCAACACCACCTTTATGACCTGGAACCTGATGCACATGGCCTACATGCTGCAGGAGGCCGGGGGCATACCCGCCCACGGGAACCAGCGTTCGGAGTGGGATGCGGGCTGCCGTTTCGACCATCCCAACCCCGAACACCGGTAG